The nucleotide sequence GGCTGAAGCAGCTCACGGCCAAGCACGAGAAATTCCTCGCGCGCAAAAACCCGGTCGACCCCGAGTGGGACAATGGCGTGTTCGAGCGTTTCACCTTTCCCGCGATCACCTACCGCCACGCCCCGATTGAATGGCGCTATGACCTCAACCCGAAGACGAACCCGTTTCTGATGGAGCGCCTCGGCGTCAACGCCACGCTCAACCCCGGCGCGTTCTTCTGGAAGGGCAAGGTGCACATGGTCGTTCGCTTCGAGGGTTATGATCGCAAGAGCCTCTTCGCCATCGCCGAGAGCGCCAACGGCATCGACGGCTGGCGTTTCTGGGACGAGCCCGTGGACCTGCCCGAGCTGAAGCCCGAGACCAACGTCTACGACATGCGGATCACGTTCCACGAGGACGGGCACATCTACGGCGTGTTCTGCGCGGAGGCGAAGGACCCGAACGCCAAACCCGGCGACCTCTCCAGCGCGGTCGCGGTGGCCGGCATGGTTCGCACCAAGGATTTCAAAAAGTGGGAGCGCCTCCCGAACCTCAAGACCCCGGCCTCGCAGCAGCGCAATGTCGTGCTCCACCCGGAATTCGTGGACGGCCAGTACGCGTTCTACACGCGCCCGATGGACGGCTTCATCGACGTCGGCTCGG is from Lacunisphaera limnophila and encodes:
- a CDS encoding glycoside hydrolase family 130 protein; the protein is MKKKSLLPKIKAPAAWTKRLKQLTAKHEKFLARKNPVDPEWDNGVFERFTFPAITYRHAPIEWRYDLNPKTNPFLMERLGVNATLNPGAFFWKGKVHMVVRFEGYDRKSLFAIAESANGIDGWRFWDEPVDLPELKPETNVYDMRITFHEDGHIYGVFCAEAKDPNAKPGDLSSAVAVAGMVRTKDFKKWERLPNLKTPASQQRNVVLHPEFVDGQYAFYTRPMDGFIDVGSGGGIGWTLCRDITTGITGPEKIIDGRAYHTIKEVKNGQGPAPIKTPQGWLHLAHGVRGCAAGLRYVLYMFMTSLEDPTKVIARPGGHFLAPYGGEGFGDVSNVTFTNGWVELPGKERTVMIYYGGSDTRCYVARTNVAKLVDWCLNTPEDALTTRKAVDQRLALIRANKQLLGR